In Candidatus Chlorohelix allophototropha, one DNA window encodes the following:
- a CDS encoding protein phosphatase 2C domain-containing protein — protein sequence MALTCPTCKRDVNEDDAYCANCGQSLTGPRAPNLMLREMPVAPTHQLESPEQLAELESPDTPSEPLTLGSFADLIPPPISQAKAELLESWVCVQCKTENQNAGEYCESCGALRVTTGLPEIEQIEPLLYPQPTIKMVEGSGVRLGWRLHSASNTNEGISRRGNADEDSVFTLETRRMYEARPESFGFYMVADGMGGQAAGEVASKSAIKTVSSIVITELLLPWLDGQTMSKEKIGEVLQRSMIEAHMFIRQYNADHNCDSGTTATLCCVVDDLVVVANVGDSRTYLWRLKPETTADAPTQRLSPVSTSAKTQKLTKPGSPSFTPASELMHLERVSRDQSLVEDLVQQGLLTRDEVYTDPRRNVVLHALGSPEEIIVVDVYDRTLYTGDKLLLCSDGLWEMVRDPAIEKILGNEKDLPQTVEHLIQTACQNGGQDNVSVIIVEAIYS from the coding sequence ATGGCGTTGACCTGTCCTACCTGCAAACGTGATGTTAACGAAGACGATGCCTATTGCGCTAACTGCGGACAGTCTCTAACAGGACCCAGAGCGCCAAATTTAATGTTAAGAGAAATGCCAGTTGCGCCGACCCACCAGTTGGAATCTCCTGAGCAACTTGCAGAGTTAGAATCGCCCGACACACCTTCAGAACCACTCACCCTTGGTTCTTTTGCCGATTTAATACCCCCGCCAATCTCGCAAGCGAAAGCTGAATTGCTTGAAAGTTGGGTGTGTGTTCAGTGCAAAACTGAGAACCAGAACGCGGGGGAATACTGTGAAAGCTGTGGTGCGCTAAGGGTTACAACCGGGCTACCGGAAATTGAACAGATAGAGCCTTTGTTATACCCACAACCAACCATAAAGATGGTGGAAGGTAGTGGAGTTAGATTGGGGTGGCGGTTGCATAGCGCCAGTAATACCAATGAAGGCATTTCCCGTCGCGGTAACGCCGACGAAGATAGCGTTTTTACGCTTGAAACTCGCCGAATGTACGAAGCGCGTCCGGAAAGCTTCGGGTTTTACATGGTTGCAGATGGAATGGGCGGGCAGGCAGCCGGTGAGGTTGCCAGTAAAAGCGCAATCAAAACGGTTTCTTCGATTGTAATAACCGAATTGTTGCTTCCTTGGCTCGATGGACAAACTATGAGCAAGGAAAAAATCGGTGAGGTGCTACAGCGAAGCATGATCGAAGCTCATATGTTTATCCGCCAGTATAATGCCGACCACAATTGTGACTCCGGTACTACTGCCACACTTTGCTGTGTAGTGGATGATCTGGTGGTAGTGGCTAATGTGGGGGACAGCCGCACTTACCTATGGCGGCTTAAGCCGGAAACAACCGCAGACGCGCCTACTCAACGCCTCTCTCCGGTTTCTACCAGCGCAAAAACCCAGAAATTGACTAAACCCGGTTCTCCATCTTTCACTCCTGCCTCTGAATTAATGCATCTTGAGCGTGTTTCCCGTGACCAATCGTTGGTTGAGGACTTGGTACAACAAGGGCTACTTACCCGCGATGAAGTTTATACCGACCCGCGCCGCAATGTGGTTTTACATGCGCTTGGCTCGCCGGAAGAAATAATCGTGGTAGATGTGTATGACCGCACCCTCTATACGGGCGATAAACTTCTTTTATGTTCGGATGGGTTATGGGAAATGGTTAGAGACCCTGCAATTGAAAAGATTTTGGGCAATGAAAAAGATTTACCCCAAACTGTCGAGCATCTTATACAAACCGCTTGCCAGAATGGTGGTCAGGACAACGTTAGTGTTATCATCGTAGAAGCTATTTACAGTTAA
- a CDS encoding hemolysin family protein: MDTGSIFGLLAVVLLVSANGFFVAGEFALVKVRTTRIDQLVAEGKRSALLVQSELNRLDNYIAATQLGITLASLALGWVGEPAVAHLLEPLFIGIAGEAAEPVAHSVAIAIGFALITCFHIVLGELVPKSIALQRAENVALFVSRPLYIFAVVFRPFIIFMNGVAGTVVRLLGLSISGEHASVHSVEELEMLVTQSREAGVLDRQEEKLLRRVFDFGDKTVNQIMMPRTEIVGVSKDSTLEQLVEMAADERYTRFPVYDNTLDNIIGVIHVKDLFPLLRNRVLDKPFNLLNVMRPVLKVPETVLVEDLLTQMQSKQAHLIVVIDEYGGTAGIVTMEDIMEEIVGEVQDEFDTREEGSRLEVELSPDGSSSVDGLMALPDFAERFGVEFEETDYETIAGFVFGELGRTAGVGDEITLGQYNLRVEEMDNLRIARLKVERLETHSETEEKPADSPEALSKKVTTDKLKDSQNSKVA; this comes from the coding sequence TTGGATACTGGTTCCATATTTGGGCTGTTGGCGGTTGTTTTGCTGGTCAGCGCTAACGGCTTTTTTGTAGCGGGAGAATTTGCACTGGTAAAAGTACGTACCACCCGCATTGACCAGCTTGTGGCAGAAGGAAAACGTTCAGCCTTATTAGTTCAATCCGAATTGAATCGGCTTGATAATTACATTGCAGCAACTCAACTTGGTATTACGCTGGCAAGTCTCGCCCTGGGCTGGGTTGGAGAACCCGCAGTGGCACATTTGCTCGAGCCTCTCTTTATCGGGATTGCAGGAGAGGCAGCAGAGCCGGTTGCCCATAGTGTAGCAATTGCAATTGGCTTTGCTCTAATCACCTGTTTTCACATCGTGTTGGGCGAGCTTGTGCCGAAATCCATTGCTTTGCAACGAGCGGAAAACGTAGCTTTGTTTGTTTCTCGCCCGCTTTATATCTTTGCCGTAGTCTTCAGACCGTTTATTATTTTCATGAACGGGGTTGCCGGTACAGTGGTACGATTGCTGGGGTTGTCGATTTCTGGCGAACACGCTTCAGTACATTCGGTCGAAGAACTGGAAATGCTGGTAACGCAAAGCCGTGAGGCAGGGGTGCTGGATCGGCAGGAAGAAAAATTATTAAGGCGTGTATTTGATTTCGGTGACAAAACAGTCAATCAGATAATGATGCCGCGCACCGAGATTGTGGGTGTCTCCAAAGATAGTACACTCGAACAGCTAGTGGAAATGGCTGCGGACGAAAGATACACCCGTTTCCCGGTTTATGATAATACCCTTGATAATATTATCGGGGTAATCCATGTTAAAGACCTTTTCCCGCTTTTGCGTAACCGGGTATTGGATAAACCTTTTAACCTATTGAATGTTATGCGTCCGGTTTTAAAAGTGCCGGAAACAGTGCTGGTCGAAGATTTGCTAACCCAGATGCAATCTAAGCAGGCGCACTTAATCGTAGTGATTGACGAGTATGGTGGGACTGCGGGCATTGTCACGATGGAAGATATTATGGAGGAAATCGTCGGCGAGGTGCAGGACGAGTTCGATACCCGCGAGGAAGGGTCGCGCCTTGAAGTAGAATTGTCGCCCGATGGTTCTAGTTCGGTGGATGGGCTTATGGCGTTACCTGATTTTGCAGAACGTTTCGGAGTAGAATTTGAAGAAACCGATTACGAAACCATCGCCGGTTTTGTGTTTGGTGAACTGGGGCGTACTGCCGGAGTTGGTGACGAGATTACGTTAGGACAATATAACCTCCGAGTAGAGGAAATGGACAATCTGCGAATCGCTCGTTTAAAAGTCGAGCGGCTGGAAACTCATTCAGAAACGGAAGAGAAGCCAGCCGATTCGCCCGAAGCTTTGTCTAAAAAGGTTACTACTGACAAGCTGAAAGATTCCCAGAACAGCAAAGTGGCTTAA
- the hslU gene encoding ATP-dependent protease ATPase subunit HslU → MNDILKNTQNPESVHRPPELTTNLNTLADLTPPQIVAELDRFIVGQDKAKRAVAIALRNRYRRLRLSEELREEIAPKNIMMIGPTGVGKTEIARRVAKIIDAPFIKVEATKFTEVGYVGRDVESIIRDLLEASIQMVREEKLKEVNEKAEIAANEKLVNYLVLQLYYKDKDHKKPAELEKQVEIVESDEKQAEPELSPEEKRRLKRRRRHVANMLNQKKLEEQTIEIDLDHDGSFGGIIEFVASMGTDDHSDGFPDFMESLGSLNRRRTRRLSVKEARRVLINEEAHKLIDFDEVVDEALRRSEQMGVVFLDEIDKIVGNGNETGPDVSGEGVQRDLLPIVEGSTVMTRYGSVRSDHILFIAAGAFHNAKPSDLIPELQGRFPLRVELDSLDKEDLKEILVKPHNSLTHQYIELLATEGVNLTFEDDGLDEIAYVASEVNRRNEDIGARRLHTVMERVLEEISFCAAERKGDCFVVNREYVQQQVGDLVEDEDLSRYIL, encoded by the coding sequence TTGAACGATATACTGAAGAACACACAAAACCCAGAGAGCGTCCATCGCCCTCCTGAGTTAACTACCAATTTAAATACCCTTGCCGATCTAACTCCACCACAGATTGTAGCGGAACTAGATAGATTTATTGTTGGTCAGGATAAAGCCAAACGCGCTGTTGCGATTGCCTTACGCAATCGCTATCGCCGTTTGCGTCTGAGCGAGGAATTGCGCGAGGAAATAGCACCTAAAAATATTATGATGATTGGACCCACCGGGGTTGGCAAAACCGAAATTGCGCGGCGGGTGGCGAAAATTATTGATGCACCTTTTATCAAGGTAGAGGCAACTAAATTTACCGAGGTGGGATATGTAGGGCGCGATGTTGAGTCAATAATTCGTGATTTGCTGGAAGCTAGTATCCAGATGGTGCGCGAAGAAAAGCTCAAGGAAGTAAACGAGAAAGCTGAAATTGCGGCTAACGAAAAGCTGGTAAACTATCTGGTGTTGCAACTTTACTACAAAGATAAAGACCATAAGAAACCCGCCGAACTGGAAAAGCAAGTTGAGATTGTCGAGAGTGACGAAAAGCAAGCTGAACCGGAGCTTTCGCCTGAAGAAAAACGTCGCCTGAAACGCCGTCGTCGCCATGTTGCTAATATGCTAAACCAAAAGAAATTGGAAGAGCAGACCATCGAAATTGATCTTGACCATGACGGGAGCTTTGGCGGAATAATTGAATTTGTTGCTAGCATGGGAACTGATGATCATAGTGATGGCTTTCCAGATTTTATGGAGAGTCTTGGCTCACTCAACCGCCGCCGTACTCGCCGCCTTTCCGTTAAGGAGGCGCGGCGGGTGCTAATCAACGAAGAAGCCCACAAGCTGATCGATTTCGATGAGGTAGTGGATGAAGCCTTGCGGCGCTCGGAGCAAATGGGCGTGGTATTTCTAGACGAAATCGATAAGATTGTCGGAAATGGTAACGAAACCGGTCCAGATGTTTCGGGTGAGGGGGTACAGCGTGATTTGCTGCCAATCGTTGAAGGTTCTACCGTAATGACTCGCTACGGCTCGGTAAGAAGCGACCACATCCTTTTTATCGCGGCAGGGGCATTCCATAACGCCAAGCCTTCCGATTTGATTCCAGAGTTGCAGGGTCGTTTCCCGCTCAGGGTTGAACTGGATAGCCTCGATAAGGAAGATCTCAAGGAAATACTGGTTAAGCCTCATAATTCGCTAACTCATCAGTATATCGAGTTGTTAGCTACCGAAGGCGTTAACCTAACATTTGAAGATGACGGTTTGGATGAGATTGCTTACGTAGCCAGCGAGGTAAATCGGCGCAACGAGGATATCGGGGCGCGCCGTTTGCATACCGTAATGGAAAGAGTGCTGGAGGAAATTTCTTTCTGTGCTGCCGAGCGGAAGGGTGACTGTTTTGTGGTCAATCGCGAATACGTACAGCAGCAGGTAGGCGATCTAGTAGAAGATGAGGATTTGAGCCGTTATATTCTGTAG
- a CDS encoding thiolase family protein — protein sequence MAKLKSDEALIAGATRLPTGKFLGALSGFTAPELGALAIRAAMKRAEIRPELVEEVIMGNVVQAGEGQAPARQAAIKGGVPDGVPALTINKVCGSGLKAVMLAANSIKAGEQDVMIAGGMESMSSAPYMLPKARNGYRMGNGELVDLVVHDGLWCAFENLHMGMSAELIADKFEISREAQDEFAYNSQRKAAQSIEAGVFKREITPVEIKTKKGVTLFEVDEPPRFDTTLESLTALKPAFKPQGGSVTAGNAPGLSDGASAMVVLSRTAAERYGIAPQARITGYASAALEPKYVFAAPPLAVNKLLEQTGLKLGDFDLVEVNEAFAAQVLANHKELHFDLSRVNVRGGAIALGHPIGSSGAKILTTLIHALQDTGGKRGLVTLCLGGGGAVALSIELI from the coding sequence ATGGCAAAATTAAAAAGTGACGAAGCGTTAATTGCAGGCGCAACTCGTCTGCCTACCGGTAAGTTTCTCGGCGCACTGAGTGGGTTTACCGCTCCAGAATTAGGTGCACTCGCTATTCGTGCTGCTATGAAACGCGCTGAGATACGCCCCGAATTGGTCGAAGAAGTAATTATGGGAAACGTGGTACAAGCAGGAGAAGGGCAAGCTCCAGCGCGCCAAGCTGCTATAAAAGGCGGTGTTCCTGATGGTGTTCCGGCGCTAACCATCAATAAAGTTTGTGGGAGTGGCTTAAAAGCGGTAATGCTGGCAGCTAATTCCATCAAAGCGGGTGAGCAGGATGTAATGATCGCGGGCGGCATGGAAAGCATGAGCAGCGCCCCTTATATGTTGCCCAAAGCTCGTAATGGCTACCGGATGGGTAATGGCGAACTGGTTGATCTTGTTGTCCATGATGGTTTGTGGTGCGCTTTTGAAAATCTGCATATGGGTATGAGCGCGGAGCTAATCGCTGATAAATTCGAAATCAGCCGCGAAGCACAGGACGAATTTGCTTATAACAGCCAGCGTAAAGCTGCGCAATCTATTGAAGCAGGAGTGTTCAAACGCGAAATTACTCCGGTGGAAATTAAGACCAAAAAAGGTGTGACCTTGTTTGAGGTGGATGAACCGCCGCGCTTTGATACTACTCTCGAATCGTTAACAGCCCTGAAACCCGCTTTCAAGCCACAGGGCGGCTCGGTAACCGCTGGCAATGCCCCCGGTTTGAGCGATGGTGCCAGTGCGATGGTGGTACTCAGCCGCACCGCTGCCGAACGATACGGGATTGCGCCACAAGCCCGCATCACGGGGTATGCTTCCGCCGCACTTGAGCCTAAATATGTCTTTGCTGCACCACCGCTTGCAGTAAATAAATTGCTTGAGCAAACCGGCTTAAAGTTAGGCGATTTTGATTTAGTAGAAGTCAATGAAGCGTTTGCCGCGCAGGTTCTGGCAAACCACAAAGAACTGCACTTCGACCTCTCTCGTGTAAACGTGCGGGGTGGGGCTATCGCTTTAGGGCATCCAATCGGATCTAGCGGCGCGAAAATCCTGACTACCTTGATTCACGCCTTGCAAGATACCGGCGGCAAACGCGGGCTGGTAACGTTGTGTCTGGGCGGTGGTGGTGCGGTGGCGCTTAGCATCGAACTTATCTAA
- a CDS encoding response regulator, with the protein MTIRVMIADDHNIVRQGLHLILKLDRGLEVVGEAADGAEAISLARKLKPDVVLMDLLMPIVDGITATSIIRKELPDTEVLALTSVLEVISVVDAVRAGAIGYVVKDRQAKDVCQAIRAAAAGQVQLSSDAMVRIMREMRGDEHAVQPAELTQREICVLKLLSQGYSNKQIADSLGITERTSKTHVSNILSKLGVQSRTQAAYQAIQMGMIHSQKKE; encoded by the coding sequence GTGACTATTCGTGTAATGATTGCTGATGATCACAACATTGTAAGACAAGGACTACACTTAATTCTTAAATTAGATCGTGGGCTGGAAGTAGTGGGAGAAGCAGCGGATGGTGCAGAAGCTATATCGTTGGCGCGGAAGCTTAAGCCCGATGTAGTATTGATGGATCTTTTGATGCCGATAGTAGATGGGATTACAGCTACCTCAATTATTCGTAAGGAATTGCCTGATACCGAAGTACTGGCTTTGACCAGTGTTCTCGAAGTGATTTCGGTGGTAGATGCGGTGCGCGCCGGTGCAATCGGCTATGTAGTTAAGGATAGGCAGGCAAAAGATGTGTGCCAAGCCATTAGAGCGGCTGCGGCAGGGCAAGTGCAACTATCCTCGGATGCAATGGTACGAATAATGCGCGAGATGCGCGGGGACGAACATGCTGTGCAACCCGCCGAGCTAACCCAGCGAGAGATATGCGTACTGAAGTTGCTTTCTCAGGGCTATTCTAATAAACAGATAGCCGATAGTTTGGGTATTACCGAAAGAACTTCCAAAACCCATGTGAGCAATATTCTCTCAAAATTAGGAGTACAAAGTCGTACCCAAGCGGCTTATCAGGCTATCCAAATGGGAATGATTCATTCTCAAAAGAAGGAGTAG
- a CDS encoding PAS domain S-box protein, which translates to MDSEKGYQQIFENSSDNLLVYELKSNLITEVNHACCKLFGCSRQELIGQSLDSFIHPDYLKAFKEFTEKAKTQNQFQGQFLCLKHTNTASFNSQIFATTLSYRSSSTHLLMVIQDVTQQIETYQLLEQMVAARTQELSTLLEISQQIVATLDLKALENVVFKQLKRIVNYTGAMLFSYKGNELELLFKQAPLSEEQAMVMVSPLEHLAIANQLLQKRKPLIIADVQEESGRTTLKLPELGESHTLIYSYVRSQMFVPLVIKDKVIGVISLVYHEPNYYTEEHANLVLTIGNQVAVALENIRLYQHARELATLQERRRVARELHDSTSQVLTSILLVSETARSLVEQKLDEPDQLLTLLSHVVALAEGGLEEMRTLIYELRPETLAKKGLVAALKGEIGSLRSRHGIEVTDELNVVEMQGLSLIIQEALYWIAREALHNVVKHAHATSVKISIQCPEENKSVVVMKVSDNGRGFKIIDLFKNHQGLLTIRERVAELNGILDVNSSPGVGTYLSIKLPLEMPVSEG; encoded by the coding sequence CTGGATAGCGAAAAAGGATACCAGCAAATTTTTGAGAATTCCAGTGATAACCTGCTGGTATATGAGTTGAAAAGCAATCTTATTACTGAAGTTAATCATGCTTGCTGTAAGTTATTTGGCTGTTCGAGGCAGGAGTTAATCGGGCAAAGTCTCGATAGTTTTATTCATCCTGATTATCTAAAAGCATTCAAGGAATTTACTGAAAAGGCTAAGACCCAAAATCAATTTCAGGGTCAATTTCTCTGTCTGAAACACACCAATACCGCTTCTTTTAATAGTCAGATTTTTGCAACAACTCTCAGTTACCGCTCTAGTAGTACCCATCTTCTTATGGTAATTCAGGATGTAACTCAGCAAATAGAAACGTACCAATTGCTTGAGCAAATGGTAGCAGCACGTACCCAAGAATTATCTACCCTGTTGGAAATTTCGCAGCAGATTGTAGCCACTCTTGACTTGAAAGCTCTTGAAAATGTCGTTTTTAAACAGCTAAAGCGTATTGTAAATTACACCGGAGCTATGCTCTTTTCCTATAAGGGAAACGAACTTGAACTTTTGTTTAAGCAAGCGCCCTTATCTGAAGAGCAAGCTATGGTAATGGTTTCTCCTCTGGAACATTTGGCTATCGCAAACCAACTGTTGCAGAAACGAAAACCGCTAATAATTGCGGATGTACAAGAAGAATCTGGGCGTACCACGCTTAAGCTACCCGAACTTGGCGAATCGCATACCTTGATTTATTCCTATGTGCGTAGCCAGATGTTCGTTCCGTTGGTCATTAAGGATAAAGTGATCGGAGTAATAAGCTTAGTTTATCACGAACCGAATTATTATACCGAAGAACATGCCAATCTGGTGCTAACCATTGGCAACCAAGTAGCGGTAGCGTTGGAAAATATCCGGCTTTATCAGCATGCCCGTGAATTAGCCACCTTGCAGGAACGCCGGCGGGTTGCGCGTGAATTACACGACTCAACCTCACAGGTACTCACCAGTATTTTATTGGTATCCGAAACAGCGCGTTCATTAGTTGAACAAAAACTGGATGAACCAGACCAACTTCTCACCTTACTAAGCCACGTAGTGGCGTTAGCAGAAGGGGGTCTGGAAGAAATGCGCACCCTAATTTATGAATTACGCCCAGAAACGTTGGCAAAGAAAGGGTTAGTCGCTGCCTTGAAAGGCGAGATAGGCTCTTTGCGTTCCCGACATGGTATCGAAGTAACAGATGAGCTTAACGTAGTCGAAATGCAAGGGCTGTCGCTAATAATACAGGAAGCGCTTTATTGGATTGCACGGGAGGCATTGCACAATGTAGTCAAGCATGCTCATGCAACCTCTGTAAAAATTTCCATTCAATGCCCTGAAGAAAATAAAAGTGTTGTTGTGATGAAGGTAAGCGATAATGGGCGGGGCTTTAAGATCATAGACTTGTTCAAGAATCATCAGGGTTTATTGACCATCAGGGAAAGAGTAGCCGAACTGAACGGTATCCTTGATGTCAATAGTTCCCCCGGAGTTGGGACGTATCTTAGCATAAAATTGCCCCTAGAAATGCCTGTTTCTGAGGGTTAA
- the scpB gene encoding methylmalonyl-CoA decarboxylase yields the protein MSSVHTELVDKFGVITLNREEKRNALSAELISDLVAALDFMKQSNVRAIILRASSKSKTWSAGHDVSELPRNNADPLRWSDPLEEGIRAINRFPTPVIAMVHGTVWGGACDLTFNCDLIVGDPTCAFAITPAKLGVPYNPSGIMHFLMRLPLNVVKEMFFTALPLNADRALQVGILNHLVSEDELEAFTYNLATHICTLSHHSISVIKEQARIIADSFSINTETWEYIQELRRRVYQGRHYHEGIEAFLEKRSPNFV from the coding sequence ATGAGTAGCGTGCATACTGAGCTGGTTGATAAATTTGGGGTGATAACCCTGAACCGCGAAGAGAAGCGTAATGCTCTATCCGCGGAACTAATTTCAGATCTAGTCGCAGCTTTGGATTTTATGAAACAAAGTAATGTTCGTGCAATAATTTTGCGAGCCTCAAGCAAAAGCAAAACTTGGTCAGCCGGACATGATGTATCGGAGTTGCCTCGGAATAATGCTGATCCCCTGCGCTGGAGTGACCCCTTGGAAGAAGGCATTCGAGCCATTAACCGCTTTCCTACGCCGGTGATTGCTATGGTGCATGGTACAGTCTGGGGTGGGGCTTGCGACCTGACTTTTAACTGCGACTTAATTGTAGGCGACCCCACTTGCGCTTTTGCGATCACTCCCGCCAAGCTAGGCGTTCCCTACAACCCAAGTGGCATTATGCACTTTTTGATGCGGTTACCTTTGAATGTCGTCAAAGAAATGTTCTTCACAGCTTTACCCTTAAACGCCGATCGGGCATTACAAGTGGGAATTCTAAACCATTTGGTAAGTGAGGATGAGTTGGAAGCTTTCACTTATAACCTAGCCACCCATATCTGCACCCTATCACACCATAGCATTTCGGTAATCAAAGAACAGGCTCGGATTATAGCCGACTCCTTTTCGATTAATACCGAAACTTGGGAATACATTCAAGAGTTACGTAGGCGGGTTTATCAGGGACGGCATTACCACGAAGGTATCGAGGCTTTCTTAGAAAAACGCTCTCCGAACTTTGTCTAG
- a CDS encoding thiolase family protein, with protein sequence MAQSAREEVVIVAGARTGVGTFGGQFSEVPAAELGATAIRAAVARAGINGADINGVVMGCAGQVGKDAYVSRAAGLGAGLPIEVPAVTVNRLCGSGLQAINQATLEISSGNAEIMVAGGTENMTRFPYFLEKARYGYRMGDSPLMDNLTTVLSDPFTNNHMGITAENLAEKFSISREDSDAFALRSQQLTDAAIKAGYFKDQITPVTIPQKKGEPLQIVADEHPRPQTTLDTLAKLKPAFKKDGVVTAGNASGINDAAAAVVLMSASKAQQLKLKPKARIVAQAVVGVPPEIMGIGPVMAIYSVLSRAQMTIDQIDMIELNEAFATQALACIRELDLDMDKVNINGGAIALGHPIGATGAILTVKLMYELERRGARFGLITACIGGGQGIATILENLSL encoded by the coding sequence ATGGCGCAGAGCGCACGGGAAGAAGTGGTAATAGTAGCAGGAGCACGCACCGGAGTTGGCACTTTTGGTGGGCAATTTAGTGAAGTTCCAGCCGCAGAATTGGGCGCTACCGCGATTAGAGCGGCAGTTGCGCGCGCCGGTATAAATGGCGCAGATATAAACGGGGTTGTAATGGGTTGTGCCGGACAAGTTGGCAAGGATGCTTATGTATCACGCGCAGCCGGTCTAGGCGCGGGTTTGCCAATCGAGGTTCCGGCTGTAACAGTCAATCGGCTTTGTGGTAGCGGTTTGCAAGCGATTAACCAAGCTACCTTGGAAATCAGCAGCGGCAACGCCGAAATCATGGTAGCAGGCGGCACTGAGAATATGACCCGTTTTCCCTACTTCCTAGAAAAAGCCCGGTACGGCTATCGAATGGGCGACTCACCATTAATGGATAACCTGACTACCGTGCTCAGTGATCCTTTCACCAACAATCATATGGGAATAACTGCCGAGAATTTGGCAGAGAAGTTTTCCATTAGCCGTGAAGACTCAGATGCTTTTGCCTTACGTAGCCAGCAATTAACCGATGCGGCAATTAAAGCAGGGTATTTTAAGGATCAAATAACCCCGGTCACCATACCCCAGAAGAAGGGCGAGCCATTACAAATAGTTGCCGATGAGCATCCTCGCCCACAGACAACGCTGGATACGCTTGCCAAACTAAAACCGGCTTTCAAAAAAGACGGAGTTGTGACTGCCGGTAACGCTAGCGGTATAAACGATGCGGCAGCAGCGGTAGTGCTGATGTCTGCTTCAAAAGCTCAGCAACTTAAGCTGAAGCCAAAAGCACGCATCGTGGCGCAAGCGGTAGTGGGCGTACCACCGGAGATTATGGGAATTGGTCCGGTAATGGCGATATATTCGGTGCTTTCCAGAGCGCAAATGACCATTGACCAGATTGACATGATAGAGTTGAACGAAGCATTCGCTACCCAGGCGTTGGCTTGTATTCGCGAGCTTGATTTGGATATGGACAAAGTAAATATTAACGGTGGCGCTATTGCGCTTGGACATCCTATTGGCGCGACCGGTGCAATTCTAACCGTCAAGCTGATGTACGAACTTGAACGGCGCGGCGCACGTTTTGGACTGATTACAGCCTGCATAGGTGGTGGTCAAGGTATCGCAACAATCTTGGAGAACCTGAGCCTCTAA